One genomic window of Streptomyces spiramyceticus includes the following:
- a CDS encoding flavodoxin family protein — MPENITIAVAFHSGYGHTARQARAVATGAGSVPGTQAELCDVAGVDDRLWETLAAADAIVFGTPTYMGSQSAVFQAFAEASAPVWTEQGWAGKLAAGFTNSAGVNGDKLNVLVSLALFAAQHGMNWVSLGLPPGGEYSTTGTPEDLNRLGGFLGAMAHSPSDLGPDEAPSGADLRTAEHLGRRVAETALEQVSGRMALTLAR, encoded by the coding sequence ATGCCCGAAAACATCACGATCGCCGTCGCCTTCCACAGCGGCTACGGCCACACCGCCCGCCAGGCTCGTGCGGTCGCCACCGGAGCCGGGTCGGTGCCCGGAACGCAGGCCGAGCTGTGCGACGTGGCCGGCGTTGACGACCGGCTGTGGGAGACGCTGGCCGCCGCCGATGCGATCGTCTTCGGTACGCCGACCTACATGGGCAGCCAGTCCGCCGTCTTCCAGGCCTTCGCCGAGGCCAGCGCCCCGGTCTGGACGGAGCAGGGCTGGGCCGGAAAGCTCGCCGCCGGCTTCACCAACTCCGCAGGCGTCAACGGTGACAAGCTGAACGTCCTGGTCTCCCTCGCGCTCTTCGCCGCGCAGCACGGCATGAACTGGGTCTCGCTGGGCCTGCCGCCCGGCGGTGAGTACTCCACGACCGGAACCCCGGAGGACCTCAACCGCCTCGGCGGCTTCCTTGGCGCGATGGCCCACTCGCCGTCCGACCTCGGCCCCGACGAGGCCCCGTCCGGGGCAGATCTGCGGACCGCCGAGCACCTCGGGCGCCGGGTGGCGGAGACCGCACTCGAGCAGGTGTCGGGCCGTATGGCGCTCACCCTCGCGCGGTGA
- a CDS encoding TetR/AcrR family transcriptional regulator: protein MGRTSTARERLLDAACGLMLSRGYGTIGVAEICARADVKKGSFYHFFESKQALTIEAINAHWAAQRPGWVATLRGDGPAEDRLEQLFLHQAAAQRTAKTQDGAVNGCLFGNLALELSNQDTAVQARLTEIFEEQIDLVHAALTDAAEQGTIPTPAATRTTARAVLAQLEGMVMFAKLANDPAVLDGLWAQTSRLLRI, encoded by the coding sequence ATGGGACGGACGAGCACGGCACGGGAACGACTGCTGGACGCGGCCTGCGGCCTGATGCTGAGCCGCGGTTACGGCACGATCGGCGTCGCCGAGATCTGTGCCCGCGCGGACGTGAAGAAGGGCAGCTTCTACCACTTCTTCGAGTCGAAACAGGCCCTGACGATCGAGGCGATCAACGCGCACTGGGCGGCCCAGCGGCCCGGCTGGGTGGCGACCCTGCGCGGCGACGGGCCGGCGGAGGACCGGCTGGAGCAGCTCTTCCTCCACCAGGCCGCCGCCCAGCGCACGGCAAAGACGCAGGACGGCGCGGTCAACGGCTGCCTGTTCGGCAATCTGGCGCTGGAGCTGAGCAACCAGGACACGGCCGTCCAGGCCCGGCTGACGGAGATCTTCGAGGAGCAGATCGACCTGGTCCACGCGGCGCTGACGGATGCGGCGGAGCAGGGCACGATCCCCACCCCGGCCGCGACCCGCACCACCGCCCGCGCGGTTCTCGCCCAGCTGGAGGGCATGGTCATGTTCGCGAAGCTGGCGAACGATCCGGCCGTACTGGACGGGCTGTGGGCCCAGACCTCCCGGCTGCTGCGGATCTAG